The genomic region TTGTTGGGCTATTTGCCATTTTTCCCGATTTTGATACAATTGTACCGCAGCATCGGCAAACTCGGTCGTAACATCGTTTATACTACCATTCCATGGTAAATCCAAGTGCATACCCTCAGCCCCTATTGATGTTGTTATGCTTGGTGTACCATAACGCATACTATCGGTCAATTTTCCTTTGATGCCCGCTCCAAATCGCAAGGGCGCCAAGTTGATTTTGGCCTTTGCGAAAACAATTTGGGCATCATCTGCCCAACCTTTTACCAAAAAACCGGCCTTTGGGTCATGTAATTGTTGGATTCTTTTTGGGAGATAGGCTCCGTATATATGAACGTTGGTGTTTGGTAGGTTTTTTTTGATCAGTGGCCATATTTTTTCATATAGATATTCCACCGCATCCACATTGGGGGCATGTTTGCCATTTCCAATACATATAAAATCGGTGCGGTCTTCAAAACCTTCCCAATCCCTATGATCAATACTTTCCAATAGAAAGGGTAAATACCATATAAGGTTCTTATCCAATTGCAGTTCATTTTGCAGCAATTCCATTTCAAAAGATGAAATGATAAGAGTGGCGTCACAACGATAGATACTGGCGATTTCCCTTTTGGTCAAGCTATTTTGTTTCCAATCATCAATTGAAAAAGATATGTTGCATTTGTGTGCTTTTTCCCGGGTATTGCGAAGGGAATGCAAGTCCTCTGAATCTAATATCCGAATGGCATTCGGAGCATTTTCCATGACCCGCCAACCAAACTGTTCTTCGGTCAAAAAGCGGTCAAAAAGCACGATAGTCGGGTTTATGTCCTTTACGAATATATCAAAACTAGTATCGTTTAGTTGTATCGTTGCTTTTTCAACACCTATGGACACCAGGTCAGCACTTTGTTCAGATTCCGAAGTCGTACTGGCGAAGACAATCCTGTAATCGTTTTTAAGAAAAAACCGAATGAGCTGCATCATTCGTGATCCGGCAGCTGTTGTTGAGGGTTCTGGCCAAACCAGGCCGATAATCAGTATAATTCCTTGTTTTTCCGCAGAACCCGACATTACATTTTTTGGGAGAACATTTGTGAAATCTTTAGCCGCAACTTACGTTCATAATCTTCCTCTAACCATTCCTTGTAATTTTTGGTGTTGTTCATGATACAATAGGAATATTGCCTAACCCGATAAGCGATTTCGTCCTTTAGTTTTTTTGCCAATATTCTTGCATCAAAAACATCTTCGCTATTTTCAACACATATTTGTGCATGTTGCTCAATACTTTTTTCCAGTACTTTTTTGGAACGTTCCCCACGGGCGAACACTTTTTTATACTCTGCCTTGATATCAAATTCTATATGCTCCGATTTACTGAACTCCTCCCTGAGGTCCGGTGGCATTTCGTAAACGAACTCACGTTCAATCTCTTCGTCGTTTTTAATGTTCTCCAAATAAAAATCCGGGAAATGAAAAATCTCCTGCCAATCAATAGGGGCATCCCAAAGCCCAAAACGTGCAACGTTGTTTCCCATGTCAACAACAGTGAATTCCTCTTTATTGGGAAGAATTCGCGACCCACGGCCTATCATCTGAAAATAAAGGGTAAGTGATTTTGTGGCTCTGTTGAGAATAATGGTCTCTACCGAGGGTTCATCAAACCCAGTGGTCAATATACTTACCGAAGTCAATATCGCATCCGGAGTTTTGGAAAACCATTCCAAAATTTCGCGACGCTCCGTAGCATTGTTCTTATTGTCCAAATGCCGAATGTTATACCCTGCCTTTTTAAAGGTTTCGTATACATATCTAGATGTATTGATACCGTTGTTGAAAATCAGCGTTTTTGTACCTTTCGCAATCTCTTCATAAGCATTGCGCAGTTTGCTCAACATATTGTGATTGCCGTACAATTCTTCCGAAGATTTTACGGTATAATCGCCACTAATGCCCAATTTTAGGGTCTTGAGGCTAACATCGTAATTATACACATTGGCCTTGGCCAAGAACTTTTTCTTTATAAGTGACGAAATGGACTCCCCAACGATCAATTTCTTGTAGTTGTCTTTCATGGGGAGTTTGATATTGGAACTCAATGGCGTGGCCGTTACACCAAGGATAATCGATTTTTCAAAAAACTTAAAGAGCTTGCGAAAGGAGTTGTAGTGGGCCTCATCGATAATGACGAGCCCTACATTGTTCAATTCCACTTTTTCTTCTTGCAGCCTATTGTTCAAGGTCTCTACCATGGCCACAAAGCACATGTATTCGTCTTGGTCTCGTAGCTCTTTTACCTCACTGTTGATGATTTTGTTCTTTACCCCGAAACCTTGTAGCATTTTTGAAGTCTGTGCGCTCAGCTCAATTCTATGGGTAAGTACAACGACCTTTTTTTGGGTCTGGTTGATGTATCTTTTGGCAATTTCTGAAAAAACGACGGTTTTACCGCCACCGGTAGGTAATTGGTAGAGTAAGTTTACATCATCGGAAGATTCCTCAAAATACTCGAATATGGTATTGAGATCCTGTAGCTGATAATCGTAAAGCGTTTTTTCTATCGTTTCGTTCTGAACCTTCAAATTGGCAGGAGGGTTTAATTAGGAAAATGAAAACCTTACAAAATTAAAAGTTTTTTACGCTTTGAGGAAATTACTAGGGCGGTAAAAACGAAAAATTAATACCCTTTTGTGATAGATACCTCGTTTAGAAGTGGTTGGCCGCTCATGAGCCTTTCATAATTCTCCACTATTTGAGGTACTACGGATGCTGTATCCGAAACACTGGCAATATGCGGCGTTATATGCACCTTGGGGTGCTGCCAATACAGATGTGAGGTCGGCAAGGGTTCGTTATGAAAAACATCCAATACAGCACCTGAAAGGTGGTCTTTGTCCAACATTTCCATCAAATCATCATCTACCATATGACCGCCACGGGCCACATTGATAACGAAAGCCCCTTTAGGCAGCAGGGTAAAAAGTGTTTTGTTCAAAATGCCTTTGGTTTTGTTTGTGAGTGGAAGTAAGCAAACCAGGATAGCGGTCTGCTCCAAAAATAAAGATAGTTCCGCTTCCCCAACAAAACTATTGACACCGTTTATCCGCTTTTTTGAATTGGACCACCCCAATGTCTTGAATCCGTATTGGACCAAGTCTTTTGCAAGTGTTTTCCCCAACTCCCCTACTCCCATGATGCCTACTGAAACATCCTGTATACGCAAATAGGATTTGGGCGACCATTTAGCTTGTGTTTGTTCCAGTTTATAATGATTCAGATTTTTGATATGTGAAAAAATCGCCGCTAATACATATTCGGACATATCACTGGCCAAATATGGGTCGACCACCCGTGTTATGGGTAGGTGTTTGGGTCTATCCCTATCATTGAAAATAAAATCGACACCTGCCCCCGAACACGAGATGCATTTTAGATTGGGATATCGGGATAAAGTGTTTTTGGGATGCTTCCACACCAAGGCCATGGTCATATCGTCTTTAGGGTGCTCCTCTAGGTAGCTGTAAACATTTATATGGGGTGCTCGGGCCTTGAGTGCCTTTTTCCATTCATCGATTTTATCGTCCTGTCTTAAAATTACTATGCTCATGAATTTTTCCAGTTTTAGTCTAAAATATCAAGTGCTCGGGAAAATTCTTCACCAAACAACCATTCTGCTTCTTGGGTAATAGTATAAATATCGATTATACGGGATTTATATTCGGGCAATAGGCCATGTACTGAAACATGCTGCGTAACCTCATGAAAAGAGTTGGTCATACTCTTATAAAAGGCATCGGGTACGTTTTTTTCCTTTTCGAACGATTGGGCGATTTCGAGGTTGTAGAGCATAACATCCGCTATCAAATGAGCATCCATTCCCAAGGTTTTAAAGCGTTTAATATATTTCTGCGCCACAGAACGCCTAGCCTTTGGTCTTTTGCGTTTCAAGGGAAAATATTCATTGGAAATCTTCACTTTGGCCTCTTGTACCAGCTTATCTTCCTTTGGGTTAAAGGCGAAGTCATAATATTCCTTGACTACGGGAAATCTTTGGTATACATCCATAAATTGTTCTTCCAGCTCTTTTTTCTTGAGACCGGATAAATATTTTTTAAGTGCCCTTTTGCTCATAATCACAAAAATAAGGCATGTAGCCGATTTATATCCTAAACCCTGTAAAACACTTTAAGTAGGAGCTTTCTTTATAAGATTGGGATAAGTATAACGGTATTCGTTTGGAAAAGCCAATAAAAAAATGTATCATATAAGCTTGTAGAACTTAAACACGAAAATATCATATGAGGCAACTAAAGATTATCAAGCAGGTAACCAACAGAGAATCAAAATCATTGGACAAATACTTGCAGGATATCAGCAAAATAGATTTGATAACGGCAAATGAGGAAGTAGAACTAGCACAACGTATACGCAAAGGTGACCAGGCAGCTCTGGAAGCGTTGACCAATGCAAATTTGAGATTTGTCGTTTCGGTTGCAAAACAATATCAAAATCAGGGATTAAAACTTCCCGATCTTATCAATGAAGGAAACGTTGGCCTTGTAAAGGCGGCAAAACGTTTTGACGAAACCAGAGGATTTAAATTTATTTCCTATGCGGTATGGTGGATCAGACAGTCTATCCTACAAGCTTTGGCAGAACAGTCTAGAATAGTGCGATTGCCGTTGAATAAAATCGGCTCGATCAATAAAATAAAAAAGACATTTTCGTATTTGGAACAGGCCCACGAAAGACCCCCTTCGGCCGAGGAAATTGCCAAGGAGCTGGATATGACGATTACCGAAGTCAAACAATCCATTAAAAACTCAGGTCGACATGTATCTATGGATGCCCCCTTGAAAGAAGGAGAAGATTCCAACCTGTACGATGTTCTGCGTTCGGGAGAATCACCACGACCGGACAAGTCGTTGATGCAACAGTCCCTGAACACTGAAATCAACAGGGCTTTGGAAACCTTGTCGCCCAGAGAGGCAGATGTTGTGAAGCTATACTATGGTATTGGCGACCAACAATCTATGACCTTGGCAGAAATTGGCCATACGTTCGACCTTACCCGTGAGCGTGTGCGGCAGATACGGGAAAAAGCCATTAGAAAATTGCGCCACAATTCAAGAAGCAAATTGCTTATGACCTACTTGGGTTAATAATATCAATATCTGAAAGTAAAAAGGGGTGCGCTTTAAAAGCGCACCCCTTTTTTGGTAATTGTACACTATAACAACTAAGAAAAATTAAGTTTGCTAATATTGTAATCGTTTAAAATTTCATTTAAATCTTCAATAAAATTCAAATACGCTGCATTGTCGTGATTTAGGTTTGCCATAATCGTAGGTTTTGGGATTTAGGATAGGTGGTGTTGATTACATATAATCCAACTCCACCAATTCGTTTAAGCTTAAGATTTCATTTAATTCTTGAAGGAATGTCAGGTATTCCTCGCCGTAGGTATCGTATAACATAGTTAAGCTGTTTTTAAGATTTGGGTCTCGATTAATTATGATATAAACTTATCTGATTTTTGAGATTTGAACAATAAATTGTGGTAAAACAGCACTTTTTTGTTGTAAAGGTCTATTTCCCTAATACTATCGTTAAAATTTAGCCTGATAAGAGAATCCAGCAGATACGGCCCAGAAAAAACTACCGGAATTGGAAACGAACTCCTGCCGGGTAACGCCCACATTCGCCCTGTAGATATTGGGGTTTTTCTTTGGTGTAAATTGATATTCCATCTGCAAGCGCTGGGACTCGATATACAATAAAGTTTCAGCCAATAGCGTGGCACCGTCCCTGATCTGTCGTAGTTCGGGCGAAAAACCTAGCCCGGCGTTCACACCAATATAGTTCTCACCATCCTTTAGGTATTTGCGAACCAACAAATTACCAGAGACGGTCAATAGTCCATCAGGTTTAGGCGTAAAATATGAGCGCAGCGAAAAATAATAATTACCACGGTAGTGCCCTATTGAATTGGCATATACCGTAATATTTCGTGTATCAAAGATTATATGCCGCATACCTGCAGAAACCTCCATGGCCCAAGGCAGGTTGGCGTAAAGATCGCCCCCTATTTTATGATTGGGGTAAATTGAAGAATTGGAATAGCCATAATTTAAATAAGCGTAAAAACGTTTTGAGAATTTGGGATATAAATCGATATCATACTGTACACCATGTTTGTTCAGACGGTTACTGTAATTAATTCTTGGAATAACGGTTCCCACTGGTGTACGCCTATTAAACGATATACTAGAGAAAATCATGGGCTCGTAAACATCATTAAAAACAGTAAATGAATTATTGACTCCCAGTCTATTGTTTAGTATTTCCTTTTCTTTGACACTTTTTATAGAACCCTCTCCTTTTGATACCGCGGCAGTATCCTCTACCGTTTTTGTTTTTGCCGTTTTTTTCTTCCCCCTACTCTTAAAATCAATACCTGGTGTATTAATGTACTTTGGGTATTTTTTGTCCGATACCGCTTGGGTAGCCTGCTTTTGCAATCGTTCAACCTCCAAATTGTTTTTTAAATAGTGCAATGCCTTGTTGGCTAGGCCCAGTGCAGTATGTGGGTTTTTGGCATAAAGTTCATTTTTTATAGCAGATATCCAAGCGTCACTATTCATTCTTTCAGTGGAAATGATCAGATTAAAACCGTTCCTGGCTTCTTCGTATTTCGCATCCCAACTATCGATTCTTGCCAATAGAAGCCTTGCTTTGGTATTCATTGGGTTTTTTAAAAGGATATTTGCCAAGACTTCACGAGAAGAACCGTGTTTGCCTTCAAAGGCCAAGTCATGCGCCTTATCGTAAGGGTCGTTAAATGCCATGTCCTGTGCCGTTCCCCATACGGGGAGAAGCATAAGCAGTAAAACCGTGTATGTAATTTTTAGGGCTTTCAATGTGATGAGTATGCTATATCTTTTTTTGAGGTTGAACGGACAAATACCGTTTTTTGTTTAATGCCCGCCTGCTTTCTGGCCCTTTTAATTTTATCTTTGATTTCGTTAACACCAGAGCTGTTCTCTTGTACTTCTTCTATCAACCGTAGTGCTTCCTTGGTCCTGCCCGACCAAAAATACACATCAAACAAAGCGGAATAAGAGTCAATGTAATTGGGGTTCATTTTAATACATTCCTTTAATATTTCAATAGATTTTTCATAATCGCCCCGCCATACATTAATTCTACCCATCAATATTTTGGTGTCGATATGACTGGGAACATCGGACAAAATATACCTGCACACCAAAAGAGCCCTATCATATTCTCTATTAAAGGCCAAGTCACGTGCCGTGAGATATCCCTTATCGGAATCTTTACCGTTATAAACACTATTGACAAATATGATTTCACTTTCAGTAAATCGCTCCTTCTGTACGGAAAAAATAGCCAAACTATCAGGTATGATTTTGTTGCTCGTGGTCACGTAGGCATTCATTGCCTTAAAACCTTCCAATTTCTTTTCTAGTTTGGATTCTCCCGTAAACGAGGAACTTAAATCCATGTTTTCATTTATTTCAAAGGCATCGCCATCACTGAACAACTGACCACCGCTTATATATTCCTTTAACTCGTTTTTGTTTCGCATTAAAGGGATTTCCTTTATAGATCTGAATTTCTCGTTCATGTCCAAGGCATTACCCATCCAAGCTACTTTTTTTGGCATTTTTAGCTCGTAAGCACTGTTCAGCATTGCCAAGATCGATGGGGTTACGTCAAAATGTGATGAAATGGCACTCATTTTCCGTGCACTTTTCAACATAGGGCTATACATGATCAGCGGCACATGAAAACGGCTTAGGTTATTACGTTGCGGTATGGGGATAAGCCTATGGTCTCCCGTTATTATAAAAATGGTATTGTCATAACGGGGTTGCTTTTTGTAAGCTTCCAACGCCCATTTTATGGCATCATCTGTATACAATAACGTGGCAAATACATTGTCGTTTTTTTCAATGACCTTCTTTTTTCTAGAATCATAATTTCCCTTACGAACAATTTTCTCGACCTTTTCCTCATAAAAGTCCTGATTGGGCGGTATAAAAGGCTCATGGGTACTTATTGTCATATAAACCTCTAACCGCGGTTGTTCTTTTTCACGTGGAAGGCTCATACTTTTTTTGAACAATTCCTTATCAGGATAGCCCCATGATGAACCAGCTGCATCTTTTTCTTGTTGTTTGTATTTATTTCCAAATCCGGATTTATCAAGAACAAAATCTACATTTTCACTTTTTAGAAACTTATCTACATTGTCAAAAGAACTGTTGGTACCTTGGTAAAAAGACGTGTGATAACCATTGTTTTTTAAGATACTGTATAGCGTAAGTTTATTGGGAAACTCTTCCAACTCCATAAATCCACTTTTGCCAAAGGGCAATGAACCCAACAATGACGGTAATACCCCAAAGGTTCTCCCGGTATTGCTCAAGCAGTTTTCCCAATATAATGATTTGGTACTCAAGGAATCCAAGAACGGCGTAAAGCCACCATACTCAGCCCCTTCCCCGATAAAATCACGTCCCAGGCCTTCTACCATTATGAAAACGATGTTAGGTTTCTCTTCTTTCAACTCAAAATAATCCCCCAGCACATTTTCGGATTGCGGTCTTTTGATCAAAGGGTATTCAACGGTTGAATCGTATGAATTATCCTCGGTGGTACTATTATAGACATTTATGGCCAAATACTGTGTTTTGTTCTGGTTTATGGGCTTACCATCGGTAAACAAGGTAGCAACGAACAAACTGAACAAAATAATGGTAAATGGGTACATTTTGCTTATTCTGTGATACACCTTTGAAGTTACCTTATAAAACGTATAAAACAGGACGGTGATAATGACTACACCAATAACCAGATAGATTGATGTTTGAAGACCGCCCGAGTTGGAAATCGTTGTTTTGATATCGGCGTAGCTATATCCTAATAAATCCGACCCCAAGGGCACCAAAGTGGTACAATAATAGCTGATAAGCATAGCCTCAACAATCAATAAGAGAACCAATAGAACAAATGCGAGGTTAAAGCCGTACCTAGGTCGCCAATTTTCCCAAAAGTTGAACGGAAAGGCCAATACAAGCCCCGTAACTGCGGCAAATCCCAATTGGTGTACCAGGGCAATAAAAAAGCTGGTACTCAATATACTATCCACCACACCTTTTACATACAAGGTCGTGTATTGAAATATCGATAACACCACCAAACAACCAAAGAAAGATAGTATCAATCTGGTGTAATGCTTTAAGCTGTAGCTATCTAATTGACTAGTATTCATTCTTTATTCTATGTTGCCTTTGCAAAGCCCTTGCGCACTTGTGAACCCCAACCTGATTTTATTTTGAACAGTTTTTTCCAATTGCCCCGTATCGCAGCCCATACTACTATGGGGTGAAACGTTATAGGCTCTATAATGGCGCAGAACATCAATATTAAAATATCCTTTGTTTTTTTGTATTCGTTATAGGAGTATACATCCCATAGTATTGCATAAAAAGAAAACATGATAGAGAACATGTAGATTGTGGCGGTAATAGCTATGAAAAACTCCCAGTTCAGAATGCCCAGATATGCGAACAAAATAATCGTGAAAAAGCCAAAAAACTCCAGTAGCGGTGCCAGCCATTCGTAAAAAAACCAATAGGGATAACTCAAAAGCCCAAGTCGGCCAAATTTGGAATTAAAGAACATGTCCCTATGCTTGTTCAAGGTCTCTAGATTGCCCCTAGCCCATCTATCACGTTGATTTATCAAAATCTTTAAATCTTCCGGAACCTCGGTCCAACACAGTGAATCTGGAATATATTCAATGGTATACGGTGTTTTTTGTTCGTGCATGTAACGCCTCATTTTAAAGACAATTTCCATATCCTCACCAACCGTATTGGTATCATAGCCGCCTACTGCAAGTGCTATTTCCCTATCAAAAAAGCCAAAGGCCCCTGAAATTATCAAGAGGCTGTCTATACGCCCCCAAGCCATTCTCCCCAAAATAAAGGAACGGGTATATTCCAACAATTGAAAACGGGCCAACCAACTTTTAGGCAATCGTATTTCTTCTAACTGGCCCCCTTGAATTATACATGAGTTGGCAACCCTGATTACACCCCCTACGGCAATGACACGTTTTTCGGAGCGTTGAAAAAATGATTTTACCACATGTAACAAGGCATCGGGCAATAAAAGGCAATCAACATCTATACAACCAACATATTGGTTTTTTGAAAGGGCCATCCCGGTATTCAAAGCATCGGATTTACCCCCGTTTTCCTTATCGATTACCGTAAGCTTTGAAAAAGAACGATGTTTAGATTTGTAAATACCACGAATGGGTTTGGATTGCCAATCGGGGTCAATGGGCTGTTCTATCTTTTCAAGATCATAGGCATCTATCATTTTTTGTAGGGTGTCGTCCTTGCTGCCATCGTTGACCACCATAACCTCATAATTGACATAACGCAGCGACAACAACGAACGAATGTTTTCTACAATGGTCAACCCTTCATTATAGGCCGGGGCAATAATCGTAATACTTGGTGCCAACGGCGAAGCCATTACTTTGGAAATGTCCCCGAAACTATTTTTGTTACGATAGTGAATGGAGTTGCGGGTCGACAGATACCCCATGATAGTGAACATAGTAAACAGGACTACCGTAAACATGAAAAAAACCACGTTTATATATTTCAGTAATATGTTGAAAATTTCACTATCCATTCAGCTTATCTTTTTAAAAAAGAAGGGATTATATGGTTTAAAAACCAGTTATTGTTCAAAGTTTTTTTTTTGAGAGTATCTTCGTTGTCAATTTCAAGTTCCAAGTCAAAATCAAAATCGAAAATATCCTGCTGTTCTGCGTTCTCGATAGTCTCAATATTTGCTTTAGGCCCACGCTCCTCTTTTATCCCTATAGATTCCAAAGTGCCATTGTTCATGCTGTCAGATAATTTTTCTGCTAGCTTTTCCTTAATTTCTTTTGCCTTTTCTGCGATACTTTTTTCGGGACTGTCCAAGAGGGTATCCAAAAATTCGATTTCCTTTTGATCCCCAACTGCCAAAACTTCATCCAAAAGAATTAATTTGGAATCGGTATCACATGTCCTGAATAGTTCCTCGAAAATGCTAAATCCCTTGAATCCTACATTTGGGATGGGTGGTTTGTTCTTCATTTCGTTGGTTTTACCATGGTCTAAGTCCATGTTCGGGGGGGCATGGTTGTCGTTGTCTACCACTAAGGGTATAAAGCTCATATCGATATCTTCCTCATCGGACGTAAACGATTGTCTATTGTGTTCATCTAACATTCTGGGCTCTTTATCAAAGGGCACTTCTTCGTATGTTACCCCAATCCCATCTGTTTTGTTTTCCGCCTTAACGATAGGCAGAAAATCCAAGGGTAACGTTTTTTGGTTATCCTTGTCCTCTATCATTTCATCGATCCCGGAAAGGATATCCTCCAATTCCTGCATAAAACATATATCGAAAATTTCTATGTTTTCCTCTTCCGACACTATATCTTGGTTGATATCGTCTTCGGTCAACATCTCGGGAGTATGGTTCATGTCCTTTGAGTTTTGCAATATTTTACCGATCACACTTTGCAAGCGGGTATTGTGCATTTCTTCTTCCCTATCAATGGTTGTATGCGATTTTTCGGGTGTGTTATCTACATGTTCAGAAGGCGTTTGTGGCTTTTTTGAATCGATATCATTCATATCAAAAATTGCTGGGATTTCGTTATTTGAAGCTTTGCAATCTTCCGATATCAAACTTTTTTCGCTGTGCGTGGCAAAATCATCATCCAGTTCAAATGATAGTTCAAAGGTTATTTCATCTTCGTTCTCGTTTACGGTAACTGCCGGGTTCGTTTTTGTTCTTGCGTCCAAGATTTTCAAAAGTTCGTCTATGTTTTCATTTTCAATATGGTCGTCGTTCGTTGTTTCTTCGATATCCATCTTTATTCGTTCTTGGTTGGTGGGTATTTGTTTATCCAGTGATAATTGATTTTCAATGGCTGTGGGGGTTTCGGTATCTGTTGTTTCCGTTATTTGTTCCAATCGTTCAATATCTTCTGCCAAGGTTTCCATTTCCAGAACTTCCGCTTTGTCCGAAATTTCCATAATATTTTCGGTTGGCATAATCGTTTCGGGCGCAATGGTATTGATGGTGCCAAGTATTTTACTTTTGACCGTAAAATTGGATTCTTTTTGGGCCAATGCCTTTAAATAAGATATATCCGTAGCCGAACCAATATGGGAAAAGGCTTCTAGAATACAGAGTTTTGTATCCACTGTGCTCTTTTTAAAAACCGATTTTAAGCTATCTATCGCATCAAAAATCAAGAACTCCCTGATACAGTCAATCGCTTCTTGCCGTATATTGGTGTCCTTGTGTTTTATAAGTTCGATTATAGAGGAGTTGGCATCGTTTTGATTGTAGTATTTTATCAATCTTAACGCAAAAAGTACAACGTGTTTGTTCTTGGATGTTAACCAAGACCTAAACCTGGGAGCTTTAAAGTCCTCTTGATTGCGAATCACATCCAACAACTTTAGTTGTTGCCATTCGGATATTTTATACCGTGTGGTATCTAAAAAATGGTTGATGCCCTCGGGTTTTAAGCTTACTACAGCGATTTCTGCTTGTCGTCGTACCGTAGGCCTTTTATCATTGATATGTTTTATGATAAAACCGTATGACTCCATTACCTGCATTTGGGTAAGCTCCAAAATACCTTTGGCCACTCTTTCCCAACGCCAGCTTTTCAGTTTTTTATAGGCATCGTTGTGTAATCCAAAGTCTTTATAGAGTTTACAAAGGCGTTTTAGCGTATCTCCTGCAACATCTTTTCTCAGGTCCAATAACACTTCGGTAAGTATTTTTCTGTTGGCGGGTATCTTTATGAACTCCCTTACCTCAATTTTAAGGTCAATATAATTTGCCTTGTCGGCAATGGGATCATCTTCTTCATGAAATAAGAACTCACTTATTTTAGGTGATAGTTCAAGTTTTTTGGTGGTACTGTTTTTATTTTTT from Costertonia aggregata harbors:
- a CDS encoding glycosyltransferase family 2 protein; protein product: MDSEIFNILLKYINVVFFMFTVVLFTMFTIMGYLSTRNSIHYRNKNSFGDISKVMASPLAPSITIIAPAYNEGLTIVENIRSLLSLRYVNYEVMVVNDGSKDDTLQKMIDAYDLEKIEQPIDPDWQSKPIRGIYKSKHRSFSKLTVIDKENGGKSDALNTGMALSKNQYVGCIDVDCLLLPDALLHVVKSFFQRSEKRVIAVGGVIRVANSCIIQGGQLEEIRLPKSWLARFQLLEYTRSFILGRMAWGRIDSLLIISGAFGFFDREIALAVGGYDTNTVGEDMEIVFKMRRYMHEQKTPYTIEYIPDSLCWTEVPEDLKILINQRDRWARGNLETLNKHRDMFFNSKFGRLGLLSYPYWFFYEWLAPLLEFFGFFTIILFAYLGILNWEFFIAITATIYMFSIMFSFYAILWDVYSYNEYKKTKDILILMFCAIIEPITFHPIVVWAAIRGNWKKLFKIKSGWGSQVRKGFAKAT
- a CDS encoding HEAT repeat domain-containing protein; its protein translation is MKIPNLTYYTYSLIDAPKIHTDLLWDLTMLFVGLGTVYFVSIFIFRNSISRKNKNSTTKKLELSPKISEFLFHEEDDPIADKANYIDLKIEVREFIKIPANRKILTEVLLDLRKDVAGDTLKRLCKLYKDFGLHNDAYKKLKSWRWERVAKGILELTQMQVMESYGFIIKHINDKRPTVRRQAEIAVVSLKPEGINHFLDTTRYKISEWQQLKLLDVIRNQEDFKAPRFRSWLTSKNKHVVLFALRLIKYYNQNDANSSIIELIKHKDTNIRQEAIDCIREFLIFDAIDSLKSVFKKSTVDTKLCILEAFSHIGSATDISYLKALAQKESNFTVKSKILGTINTIAPETIMPTENIMEISDKAEVLEMETLAEDIERLEQITETTDTETPTAIENQLSLDKQIPTNQERIKMDIEETTNDDHIENENIDELLKILDARTKTNPAVTVNENEDEITFELSFELDDDFATHSEKSLISEDCKASNNEIPAIFDMNDIDSKKPQTPSEHVDNTPEKSHTTIDREEEMHNTRLQSVIGKILQNSKDMNHTPEMLTEDDINQDIVSEEENIEIFDICFMQELEDILSGIDEMIEDKDNQKTLPLDFLPIVKAENKTDGIGVTYEEVPFDKEPRMLDEHNRQSFTSDEEDIDMSFIPLVVDNDNHAPPNMDLDHGKTNEMKNKPPIPNVGFKGFSIFEELFRTCDTDSKLILLDEVLAVGDQKEIEFLDTLLDSPEKSIAEKAKEIKEKLAEKLSDSMNNGTLESIGIKEERGPKANIETIENAEQQDIFDFDFDLELEIDNEDTLKKKTLNNNWFLNHIIPSFLKR
- a CDS encoding sulfatase-like hydrolase/transferase, producing MNTSQLDSYSLKHYTRLILSFFGCLVVLSIFQYTTLYVKGVVDSILSTSFFIALVHQLGFAAVTGLVLAFPFNFWENWRPRYGFNLAFVLLVLLLIVEAMLISYYCTTLVPLGSDLLGYSYADIKTTISNSGGLQTSIYLVIGVVIITVLFYTFYKVTSKVYHRISKMYPFTIILFSLFVATLFTDGKPINQNKTQYLAINVYNSTTEDNSYDSTVEYPLIKRPQSENVLGDYFELKEEKPNIVFIMVEGLGRDFIGEGAEYGGFTPFLDSLSTKSLYWENCLSNTGRTFGVLPSLLGSLPFGKSGFMELEEFPNKLTLYSILKNNGYHTSFYQGTNSSFDNVDKFLKSENVDFVLDKSGFGNKYKQQEKDAAGSSWGYPDKELFKKSMSLPREKEQPRLEVYMTISTHEPFIPPNQDFYEEKVEKIVRKGNYDSRKKKVIEKNDNVFATLLYTDDAIKWALEAYKKQPRYDNTIFIITGDHRLIPIPQRNNLSRFHVPLIMYSPMLKSARKMSAISSHFDVTPSILAMLNSAYELKMPKKVAWMGNALDMNEKFRSIKEIPLMRNKNELKEYISGGQLFSDGDAFEINENMDLSSSFTGESKLEKKLEGFKAMNAYVTTSNKIIPDSLAIFSVQKERFTESEIIFVNSVYNGKDSDKGYLTARDLAFNREYDRALLVCRYILSDVPSHIDTKILMGRINVWRGDYEKSIEILKECIKMNPNYIDSYSALFDVYFWSGRTKEALRLIEEVQENSSGVNEIKDKIKRARKQAGIKQKTVFVRSTSKKDIAYSSH